One window from the genome of Solea solea chromosome 2, fSolSol10.1, whole genome shotgun sequence encodes:
- the fastkd1 gene encoding FAST kinase domain-containing protein 1, mitochondrial, which translates to MFRLRCVNSCLRRLLHGGTVCRDQVLEQLQVCSAEGQLFDVVGKNKAKLTVNHVSCAVGMLWQFQREKPQLLRTVELIKSHPQFLTLRVLAENKIALMEDFMLVDILYIFLRLYVDPHDSLIQQLVSEAWLRIDRFPMRSLSKFAICLTDHQLQHSPLMGHITNIVDKKLSSIDDARILTTFMISTSSLASSRLRDAFIRRADNLLDTMDHLRYNNPRRVVQFMRNIKYVHRPLLEKCNQILLCNVPRMDAENIGIILGLYQSLQFNNCDFRLAAKQRLIELIDSTTDSLSFPKLFVALAPMASPEMREGLENTAFLLADELSAQQAVAVAEALEEIQSRNLSLLNKIASVIQRNLHIYKPMEVARITRTLCLLQYQNPELFNKLKDMLVKLLQRSVFPSEVTMLIRVLSTLPCPQLDEGVKSRVEAVVTQCNLNELNTISFAVAKWIRNDLSYSHNTPSRYVRLLQTLNQCGHERLQTADRIDLVLEELRYVTGEWFEEMLLQETMVTLQRMMDQINGTNVLEVALFLTRMNHLCPPLMDRMANVAIKDIDKIHYSATYTILLPFTVLNYDPAQSEEFYEVCIQHFTPHIKSFDPHMLVLLAYTLAVADYFPEELVREIFSIDFLRKLDSQLETLPDSLNMRTRLRLMELNRAVCLGCPEFQVPWFHDLYCQQIQKNGNVTVSPVQQQIHKMLAEVLGGINCVRVAVVTPYFYTADFECILDKHLRPLPYSNLSTLQISEQGKVQWETSSLENVTHELPAGAQRVVVDFLDSRCFCKNSHHMKGATLMRKRHLEILGYRVVQIPHFEWNSMELSTQDAWKNYLQKKIFT; encoded by the exons ATGTTTCGGCTCCGGTGTGTGAATTCTTGCCTTCGTAGGCTTCTTCATGGTGGGACAGTGTGCAGAGATCAGGTTCTGGAGCAGCTACAGGTTTGCTCGGCTGAAGGCCAGTTGTTTGATGTGGTGGGCAAGAACAAGGCCAAGCTGACAGTGAACCATGTCAGCTGTGCTGTGGGGATGCTGTGGCAGTTTCAGAGGGAGAAACCTCAGCTGCTCAGGACAGTGGAGCTCATCAAGAGCCACCCTCAGTTCTTGACCCTGCGGGTTTTGGCTGAGAACAAAATTGCTCTAATGGAGGATTTTATGTTGGTGGACATCTTGTACATCTTCCTCAG ATTGTATGTGGATCCACATGATTCTCTCATCCAACAGCTGGTTTCAGAAGCATGGTTAAGAATAGACAG ATTTCCAATGAGGTCCCTTTCCAAGTTCGCAATTTGTCTCACTGATCACCAACTTCAACACAGCCCCCTCATGGGCCACATCACCAACATTGTGGATAAGAAGCTGTCGTCCATTGATGATGCCAG GATCTTAACTACATTCATGATAAGTACATCGTCCCTGGCGTCTTCCCGGCTCCGAGATGCCTTTATTAGAAGAGCTGACAATCTTCTGGACACCATGGATCACTTACGTTACAACAACCCTCGGAGAGTGGTGCAGTTCATGCGCAACATCAAGTATGTCCACAGGCCTCTGCTGGAGAAGTGCAACCAGATCCTCCTATGCAATGTTCCCAGGATGGATGCAGAGAATATTGGCATCATCTTGGGGCTGTATCAGTCCTTGCAGTTCAACAATTGTGACTTCAGGCTGGCTGCGAAGCAGAGATTGATTGAACTCATTGATTCAACCACTGATTCACTCTCCTTCCCTAAACTGTTTGTTGCGTTGGCTCCCATGGCCAGTCCAGAGATGAGAGAGGG GTTGGAGAACACGGCCTTCTTGTTGGCAGATGAGCTGAGTGCACAGCAGGCCGTTGCTGTAGCAGAAGCATTAGAAGAGATTCAGAGCAGGAACTTGAGCTTACTGAACAA AATTGCCTCAGTAATTCAGAGGAACCTTCATATCTATAAACCAATGGAAGTGGCCAGAATCACACGAACCCTTTGCCTGCTGCAGTACCAGAACCCTGAACTCTTCAATAAACTTAAAGACATGTTGGTCAA ACTTTTGCAGCGCAGCGTCTTTCCCTCTGAGGTGACCATGCTGATCCGCGTTCTGTCCACGCTGCCCTGCCCACAACTCGACGAGGGAGTGAAGTCCCGCGTGGAGGCAGTGGTGACGCAGTGCAATCTGAATGAACTCAACACCATTTCCTTTGCTGTTGCCAAGTGGATACGGAACGATCTCTCTTACAGTCACAACACTCCCAGCAGGTATGTGCGTCTGCTGCAGACTCTCAACCAATGTGGCCACGAGAGGCTACAAACAGCTGACCGGATAGACTTGGTGCTCGAGGAGCTCAGGTATGTCACAGGGGAGTGGTTTGAAGAAATGCTGCTCCAAGAGACAATGGTCACACTGCAGAGAATGATGGATCAAATTAACGGGACCAATGTGCTGGAGGTGGCTCTCTTTTTAACCAGGATGAATCACCTCTGCCCTCCTCTCATGGACAGAATGGCCAATGTGGCCATTAAAGACATTGACAAG ATTCACTATTCAGCAACATACACCATCCTGCTTCCATTTACTGTCCTGAATTATGATCCTGCACAATCGGAGGAGTTCTATGAAGTGTGTATTCAGCACTTCACTCCACATATCA AATCCTTTGACCCACACATGCTGGTTCTGCTGGCATACACTTTGGCTGTGGCTGACTATTTTCCTGAAGAACTGGTCAGAGAAATCTTCAGCATAGACTTTCTGAGAAAGTTGGACTCACAGTTAGAAA CTTTACCCGACTCCCTCAACATGCGGACTCGACTGCGCCTCATGGAGCTCAATCGTGCCGTGTGCCTGGGGTGTCCCGAGTTCCAAGTGCCTTGGTTTCATGACCTCTACTGCCAGCAGATACAAAAGAATG GCAATGTCACTGTTAGtcctgtgcagcagcagatccACAAAATGCTGGCTGAAGTTCTCGGTGGCATCAACTGTGTTCGAGTTGCAGTTGTCACTCCGTACTTTTACACAGCGG ACTTCGAATGCATACTGGACAAACACCTGCGGCCACTGCCTTACAGTAATCTGAGCACACTGCAGATATCAGAACAAGGGAAGGTTCAATGGGAGACGAGCTCACTGGAAAACGTCACACATGAGCTTCCAGCGGGAGCTCAACG AGTTGTTGTGGACTTTCTCGATTCAAGGTGCTTCTGTAAAAACTCTCATCATATGAAAGGTGCCACCCTGATGAGGAAAAGACACCTTGAAATTCTGGGATATCGTGTTGTTCAG aTCCCTCACTTTGAATGGAACTCCATGGAGCTTTCAACACAGGATGCATGGAAGAATTATCTAcagaagaaaatatttacatag
- the bbs5 gene encoding Bardet-Biedl syndrome 5 protein homolog: protein MSSVLDALWEDRDVRFDITAQQMKTRAGEVLIDCLDSIEDTKGNNGDRGRLLVTNLRIIWHSLALPRVNLSVGYNSVINITTRTANSKLRGQTEALYILTKSNNTRFEFIFTNVVPGSPRLFTSVIAVHRAYETSKMYRDLKLRAALIQNKQLRLLPREQVYDKINGVWNLSSDQGNLGTFFITNVRIVWHANMNESFNVSIPYLQIWSIRIRDSKFGLALVIESSRQSGGYVLGFKIDPVDKLQDALKEINSLHKVYSANPVFGVDYEMEEKPQPLEELTVEQPPDDVEIEPDEQTDAFTAYFADGNKQQDREPVFCEELGLAVEKLKDGFTLNGLWEVMG, encoded by the exons ATGTCATCTGTTTTAGATGCTCTCTGGGAAGACAGAGACGTACGGTTCGACATAACAGCACA GCAGATGAAAACCCGCGCAGGAGAGGTGCTCATAGACTGTCTGGACTCCATAGAGGACACAAAAGGAAACAACGGAGACCGAG GACGCCTATTAGTAACAAACCTGAGGATCATTTGGCACTCTCTGGCCCTGCCAAGAGTCAATTTGT CGGTTGGTTACAACTCGGTCATTAACATCACAACAAGGACAGCTAACTCA AAACTGAGAGGTCAAACTGAAGCACTCTACATCTTAACAAAGTCCAACAACACTCGATTTGAGTTCATTTTTACAAATGTGGTTCCAGGAAGTCCACGTCTCTTTACCTCCGTCATCGCTGTACACAG AGCCTATGAGACCTCTAAAATGTACAGGGACCTGAAGCTGCGCGCTGCTCTCATTCAAAATAAGCAGCTGAGACTTTTGCCTCGGGAGCAAGTGTATGATAAAATTAATGGAGTTTGGAATTTATCCAGTGATCAG GGTAATCTTGGGACCTTCTTTATTACAAATGTCCGTATTGTGTGGCATGCCAATATGAACGAGAGCTTCAATGTCAGCATTCCCTACCTCCAGATT TGGTCAATCAGAATACGAGACTCAAAGTTTGGCTTGGCTTTGGTGATAGAGAGTTCACGTCAG AGCGGTGGCTATGTGCTTGGATTTAAGATTGACCCTGTGGATAAGCTCCAGGACGCCCTTAAGGAAATCAACTCATTGCATAAGGTGTACTCCGCTAACCCTGTCTTTGGAGTGGACTATGAAATGGAAGAAAAG CCCCAACCCCTGGAGGAACTCACAGTGGAACAACCTCCGGATGATGTGGAAATTGAGCCTGATGAGCAGACTGATGCGTTCACT GCCTACTTTGCTGATGGCAACAAG caACAAGACCGTGAACCAGTGTTCTGTGAGGAGCTGGGCCTGGCCGTTGAAAAACTAAAAGATGGCTTCACACTTAACGGTCTGTGGGAAGTCATGGGCTGA
- the klhl41a gene encoding kelch-like protein 41a, with product MDPQSLREDLRLFQSTLLQDGLKELLNENKLIDCILKVGDRSIPCHRLILAACSPYFRELYFSEEGKEENKMEIVLENLDPNIIEVIVNYMYSAEIDINDDNVQDILAVSNRFQIPSVFTVCVNFLQKKLSMKNCLAIYRLGLMLNCARLAIAARDYIADRFETIAKDEDFLELAPPEIFAIIGADSLNVEKEEMVFEALMRWIQKDKEKRVKSLAEAFNCIRFRLLPEKYFKEKVEKDELIKADPELLKILKVIKEAFAGKLPENKTGKENEEGEESKLPGYLNDTRRYGMYAKDLLLMISDTAAVVYDSQENECFLAAIAEQVPRNHVSLASKKNCLYVLGGLFVDEEDKENPMQCYLYQFDSLTAEWIALPPLPSPRCLFSMGEFENLIFAVAGKDLQTDESHDTVNCYDTVKMKWTETKKLPLKIHGHSVVSENGLVYSIGGKTDDNKSTNKMFAYNHKRSEWKELASMKTPRSMFGAVIHKGRIIVAGGVNEEGITATCEAYDFGTNKWSPFTEFPQERSSVNLVSCGGLLHAVGGFAMVENENKECAPSEIIDIWQHEDDKKQWTGMIREMRYAAGATCVSIRLNTARMPKL from the exons ATGGATCCCCAAAGCTTGAGGGAAGATCTCCGTCTGTTCCAAAGTACTTTGTTACAAGATGGTCTCAAGGAGCTTCTGAATGAGAATAAGTTGATTGACTGTATACTGAAGGTTGGGGACAGAAGCATCCCCTGCCATCGGCTCATTCTGGCAGCATGTAGTCCTTATTTCCGGGAGCTTTACTTCTCtgaggaaggaaaggaagagaaCAAAATGGAGATTGTTCTGGAGAACCTGGACCCCAATATTATTGAGGTGATTGTGAATTACATGTACTCCGCTGAAATTGACATAAATGACGACAATGTGcaggacattttggctgtttCCAATCGCTTCCAGATCCCATCGGTGTTCACAGTCTGTGTGAACTTTCTGCAGAAGAAGTTGTCAATGAAAAACTGCCTTGCCATCTACAGGCTGGGACTGATGCTGAACTGCGCCAGATTGGCAATAGCAGCTCGGGATTACATTGCAGATCGGTTTGAGACCATAGCCAAGGATGAGGATTTCCTAGAGCTTGCTCCCCCTGAAATCTTTGCTATTATTGGAGCAGACTCCCTGAATGTAGAAAAGGAGGAGATGGTGTTTGAGGCTTTGATGAGATGGATccagaaagacaaagagaagcGCGTAAAATCCTTAGCAGAGGCTTTCAACTGCATCCGCTTCCGTCTGCTCCCAGAGAAGTACTTCAAGGAAAAGGTGGAGAAGGATGAACTCATCAAGGCCGATCCTGAGCTTCTCAAGATACTCAAAGTCATCAAGGAAGCCTTTGCGGGAAAGCTGCCCGAGAATAAAACgggaaaagaaaatgaggagggagaggagagcaaGTTGCCCGGCTACCTGAATGACACCCGCAGATATGGCATGTATGCCAAAGACTTGCTGCTGATGATCAGTGACACTGCTGCTGTGGTTTACGACAGCCAGGAGAACGAATGTTTTCTGGCTGCAATAGCTGAGCAGGTCCCACGAAACCACGTCAGTCTGGCATCAAAGAAGAACTGTCTGTATGTGTTAGGGGGACTGTTTGTCGACGAGGAAGACAAAGAGAACCCGATGCAGTGTTACCTCTACCAG tttgACAGTCTTACAGCTGAGTGGATTGCTCTGCCACCACTGCCCTCTCCCAGGTGTCTTTTCAGCATGGGGGAATTTGAAAATCTCATCTTTGCTGTAGCGGGAAAAGACTTACAGACCGatgagtcacatgacactgtGAATTGCTACGACACTGT AAAAATGAAGTGGACTGAGACGAAAAAGTTGCCCCTGAAAATCCACGGCCACAGCGTGGTCTCTGAGAACGGACTGGTGTACAGTATCGGAGGCAAAACAGATGACAA TAAATCCACCAACAAGATGTTCGCATACAACCACAAGAGGTCAGAGTGGAAGGAGCTGGCCTCCATGAAGACACCCAGATCCATGTTTGGAGCCGTTATCCACAAGGGGAGGATTATTGTTGCTGGAGGAGTCAATGAAGAAGGCATCACGGCTACATGTGAAGCCTATGACTTTGGAACCAACAA GTGGTCGCCCTTCACAGAGTTTCCCCAGGAGAGAAGTTCAGTCAACCTGGTCAGCTGTGGAGGGCTGCTGCACGCTGTAGGAGGCTTCGCTATGGTGGAGAACGAGAACAAAGAGTGTGCCCccagtgaaatcattgacaTTTGGCA GCATGAAGACGACAAGAAGCAGTGGACCGGTATGATCAGAGAGATGCGATATGCAGCTGGAGCCACCTGTGTGTCCATTCGTCTGAATACAGCCAGAATGCCCAAACTGTAA